A region of Arvicanthis niloticus isolate mArvNil1 chromosome 18, mArvNil1.pat.X, whole genome shotgun sequence DNA encodes the following proteins:
- the Gabarapl2 gene encoding gamma-aminobutyric acid receptor-associated protein-like 2, translating into MKWMFKEDHSLEHRCVESAKIRAKYPDRVPVIVEKVSGSQIVDIDKRKYLVPSDITVAQFMWIIRKRIQLPSEKAIFLFVDKTVPQSSLTMGQLYEKEKDEDGFLYVAYSGENTFGF; encoded by the exons ATGAAGTGGATGTTTAAGGAGGACCACTCGCTGG AACACAGATGCGTGGAATCCGCGAAGATCAGAGCGAAGTATCCCGACCGGGTTCCG GTGATCGTGGAAAAAGTCTCTGGCTCCCAGATTGTTGACATCGACAAGAGGAAGTACTTGGTGCCATCCGACATCACGGTGGCTCAGTTCATGTGGATCATAAGGAAAAGGATCCAGCTTCCCTCCGAGAAGGCCATCTTCCTGTTTGTGGACAAGACAGTCCCGCAGTCCAG ccTAACTATGGGACAGCTTTACGAGAAGGAAAAAGATGAAGATGGATTCTTGTATGTGGCCTACAGCGGAGAGAACACTTTTGGCTTCTGA